The SAR324 cluster bacterium genome includes a region encoding these proteins:
- a CDS encoding FAD-binding oxidoreductase encodes MSAPLAFESQSTWYEAPAERQPVGEPLSGSVETDVCIVGAGLAGLFLAKELTERNRPALIIEARRIGAGASGRHGGFCSPGWACREAQIEERVGLVKAKALFDLSHEGCQIVKDVLTTADVSYTSGILHPSTYSNADGLLRTQERMDKDFGYQLEFLDSDMVKGLLDTSQYYQAWCDPKGFHFDALELCLLLGEALQKQSVPIYEETLMKQFQRTSSGWEVTNQQGTVRCKHLVFCCGGYGGKEFAKLRTKFCRSRPMLSSPDHSVRNSNRLSGQPMAFQMGVVLAITIGLLREIAYCGMETSLPLERSTQPVSLKK; translated from the coding sequence ATGTCAGCACCACTTGCCTTTGAAAGCCAATCTACTTGGTACGAAGCTCCGGCGGAGCGTCAGCCTGTCGGAGAGCCTCTCTCTGGTTCAGTAGAGACCGATGTCTGCATTGTGGGAGCAGGCTTGGCGGGTCTGTTTCTCGCTAAGGAACTAACAGAACGCAATCGCCCAGCCCTGATCATTGAAGCTCGCCGAATTGGAGCGGGCGCTTCTGGTAGACATGGTGGCTTTTGTAGCCCAGGTTGGGCGTGCCGGGAAGCACAAATTGAGGAGCGGGTGGGACTTGTCAAGGCCAAGGCTCTGTTTGATCTCTCTCATGAGGGCTGTCAGATTGTCAAGGATGTGTTGACCACTGCGGATGTTTCTTACACTTCCGGTATTCTTCATCCCTCCACTTACAGCAACGCAGACGGTTTACTGAGGACACAAGAGAGAATGGACAAGGATTTTGGTTACCAGTTGGAGTTCCTCGACTCTGACATGGTCAAGGGTCTGCTGGATACCTCCCAGTACTACCAGGCCTGGTGTGATCCAAAGGGTTTTCATTTCGATGCCTTGGAACTCTGCCTGTTGCTTGGAGAAGCTTTGCAAAAACAAAGTGTGCCAATCTATGAAGAAACCTTGATGAAGCAGTTCCAACGGACCTCATCTGGCTGGGAAGTGACAAATCAGCAAGGAACTGTGCGTTGCAAGCATCTGGTCTTCTGCTGTGGCGGCTATGGAGGAAAAGAGTTTGCCAAGCTGCGTACCAAGTTTTGCCGATCACGACCTATGTTGTCGTCACCCGACCACTCGGTAAGAAACTCCAACAGGCTATCCGGACAACCGATGGCATTTCAGATGGGCGTCGTGCTGGCAATTACTATCGGATTGTTAAGGGAGATCGCCTATTGTGGGATGGAGACATCACTGCCTTTGGAGAGGTCAACTCAACCCGTATCTCTGAAAAAATGA